A single Vanacampus margaritifer isolate UIUO_Vmar chromosome 7, RoL_Vmar_1.0, whole genome shotgun sequence DNA region contains:
- the LOC144055656 gene encoding integrin alpha-M, producing MFVQLWLFLFMWVIALPVSLAFNIDTTNPKVYNGDQNAFFGYKVLQFVSGSKKGVLVTAPLQNNGSGAVCRLDHSQTTKCFNPQGFSFEEKEVQVKYFGLSIAEDPIYSQFTVCSPYVAHECYENSYLNSVCYKMTEDLQELTSFKPLFQECRKKTVDLVFLFDGSASMNEDDFEKNKDFILDIMNSLKNTSIKFAAVQFSAFPRTVFDFIDYQRGSARQKLREEGHMEDLTNTHQALQFVLTNLFENKHAGASSDAMKVLVLITDGAPSDSDEDANYIVKTYTEKRIIRFVIGVKIESLDQVKTIASDPKDNYAFKIENYEGLTGLLENFQKHIFNIEGDNKLARAEDMTNEMSQRGFSATFYKDTLLLGSVGSNSWRGTLYEHQDQTETQIEDSQMQMDSYMGYAVSVGEMNGVPLYFTGAPRFEHVGQIVFFTRKGNSWNVAQRINGEQIGSYFGADLCTVDVDSDGNSDFLLVGAPMVYHPQEKSEGQIYVYKLTDEMLLKSEIKVRELSMGRFGTSIASLADLNEDGLRDVAVGAPLEDANAGAVYIYLGDRHQGIRSVYSQRIMGREIKHGIRFFGQAINGNIDLGDDGLPDIVVGSYGAAVVLRSRPIVNAIAHLSFQPKKISTDQIDCSASTDAILPMANLTVCFEMVETTKSKAGAMKLGLNISYILNVDPKRQAHRGFFSQSDRKSRILTFTYEMLDKETCFLYPIYMLKCVIDTKSPISIKLNFSQVDSQNADAVLNADGKTQAVVEVPFERQCKKNDTCVAEIEVDFRFVNPTLLVAEENYFNMSITITNHGDDSYNTSLTMHYPPGISFSRMFQIMTQSTRRTLHNCDGLEGVIDKTICGVSLPVYRSRSTATFQSAFHISTKYQWNDTIAISVIGKSDNNNSTMSQRTKILPVQFEIKMAITVKEDTTSYLNFTEEATDPKRMFIVYKVNNPGWKTFPVNVSLSFPTKLQYNFEMENYQVFVQQNKTQCKSITGINSEYCSPDKDCKIIECDTVMLEKGSSTEFILSGDIQFRDLEERARNKAFLKRYTGDSGEVKFKSIIHVHYDKQRYMLGSSHEQETKGPALEKWDAMWKENSPTKKWTKVHVEFIISPDKLFIILTGTGLGLSLLILITIIMCKLGCFKRKTVQYYQEQEEEAALQMGTATPSNCMASQSDNKLPAEEKTLLEGNQAADNETTLE from the exons cTCTCCCCGTGTCTTTGGCATTCAACATTGACACCACAAATCCCAAAGTCTACAATGGTGATCAAAATGCTTTCTTCGGATACAAAGTGCTTCAATTCGTGTCTGGCTCCAAGAAGGG GGTACTCGTTACTGCACCACTTCAGAATAATGGATCTGGGGCGGTATGCCGACTAGATCACAGCCAAACTACCAAGTGCTTCAACCCACAAG GATTCTCATTTGAAGAAAAAGAAGTACAAGTCAAGTATTTTGGACTGTCCATAGCTGAAGACCCCATATACTCCCAGTTCACT GTTTGCAGCCCTTATGTCGCTCACGAATGTTATGAGAACTCCTACCTGAACAGTGTGTGCTACAAGATGACAGAGGATCTTCAGGAGCTCACCTCTTTCAAGCcactttttcaag AATGCAGAAAGAAGACTGTAGATCTTGTCTTCCTCTTTGATGGGTCAGCGAGCATGAAcgaagatgactttgaaaaaaacaaggaTTTCATACTGGATATAATGAACAGCCTCAAAAACACATCGATCAAG tttGCAGCAGTTCAGTTTTCCGCATTTCCCAGAACAGTCTTTGATTTTATTGACTATCAAAGGGGCAGTGCACGCCAAAAACTTAGAGAAGAGGGTCATATGGAGGACCTCACCAACACCCACCAAGCCCTTCAATTTGTGTT GACAAACCTCTTTGAGAACAAACATGCAGGTGCATCATCCGATGCAATGAAAGTTCTGGTCCTGATCACAGATGGAGCTCCGAGTGACAGTGATGAAGACGCAAATTACATTGTCAAAACCTACACTGAAAAACGCATCATTCGGTTTGTCATTGGG GTCAAAATAGAAAGTCTGGATCAAGTGAAGACTATTGCCTCAGATCCCAAAGACAACTATGCCTTTAAAATTGAGAATTATGAAGGACTGACGGGATTACTGGAAAACTTTCAAAAACACATCTTTAACATAGAAGGAGACAACAAATTGGCTCGGGCTGAAGACATGACCAATGAAATGTCGCAGAGGGGATTCAGTGCCACATTCTACAAG GACACCTTGCTTCTGGGTTCAGTGGGATCAAACAGCTGGCGTGGTACTCTGTACGAGCATCAAGATCAAACTGAGACACAGATTGAAGattcacaaatgcaaatggactCTTACATGG GATACGCTGTTTCTGTGGGAGAAATGAACGGGGTTCCTTTATATTTCACGGGTGCACCAAGATTTGAGCATGTAGGACAAATTGTATTCTTCACGCGCAAAGGGAACAGCTGGAATGTAGCCCAAAGAATAAATGGAGAGCAG ATTGGCTCCTATTTTGGAGCAGACCTTTGTACCGTAGACGTGGACTCAGATGGTAACAGTGATTTTCTCCTGGTGGGAGCACCGATGGTTTACCACCCTCAGGAGAAGTCTGAGGGGCAGATCTACGTCTACAAGCTGACTGATGAG ATGCTgctaaaaagtgaaataaaggTAAGGGAACTGTCGATGGGGAGATTTGGTACCAGCATAGCTAGTCTAGCAGATCTGAATGAAGACGGGCTGCGAGATGTTGCAGTTGGGGCCCCCCTTGAGGATGCAAACGCAGGGGCAGTCTACATCTACTTGGGTGACAGACACCAAGGGATACGCAGTGTTTATAGTCAG AGAATCATGGGACGGGAAATAAAACATGGGATAAGATTCTTTGGACAGGCCATAAATGGAAACATAGACCTCGGAGATGATGGCCTACCCGACATTGTGGTTGGATCCTATGGCGCAGCTGTTGTCTTAAG GTCCAGGCCCATTGTTAATGCTATAGCTCACCTATCTTTTCAACCAAAGAAGATCAGCACTGACCAAATTGATTGCTCTGCCTCCACAGACGCCATTTTACCCATGGCTAACTTAACAGTCTGCTTTGAAATGGTTGAAACAACCAAGAGTAAAGCAG GAGCAATGAAGTTAGGACTTAACATTTCGTACATACTTAATGTGGATCCAAAGAGACAAGCACACCGAGGTTTCTTCAGTCAAAGTGACAGAAAATCAAGGATTCTTACTTTCACCTATGAAATGCTGGACAAAGAAACGTGCTTCCTGTACCCCATCTACATGCTA AAATGTGTGATAGACACAAAGTCACCTATCAGCATCAAACTAAACTTCTCCCAGGTGGACAGTCAGAATGCAGATGCCGTCCTGAATGCGGATGGCAAAACACAAGCTGTCGTCGAG GTTCCTTTTGAAAGGCAGTGTAAAAAGAATGACACCTGTGTTGCTGAAATTGAAGTGGACTTCAGATTCGT GAATCCAACATTACTGGTGGCtgaagaaaattattttaacatgtCCATTACAATAACCAATCATGGTGACGACTCATACAACACCAGCCTGACAATGCACTACCCACCAGGCATCTCCTTCTCCAGGATGTTTCAGATTATGACACag TCCACAAGGCGAACTCTTCACAACTGTGATGGTCTGGAAGGAGTAATCGACAAAACCATTTGTGGCGTCAGCCTTCCTGTGTACCGCAGCAGATCAACA GCAACATTTCAAAGCGCTTTCCACATCAGCACCAAGTATCAGTGGAATGACACGATTGCAATTAGTGTCATTGGAAAAAG TGATAATAACAACTCCACCATGTCTCAGCGAACGAAGATTCTCCCtgttcaatttgaaataaaaatggcaaTAACGGT gaaagAGGACACCACTTCTTATCTGAACTTCACAGAAGAGGCCACAGACCCCAAAAGAATGTTTATTGTATACAAG GTGAACAACCCTGGCTGGAAGACTTTTCCTGTGAATGTGTCACTGAGCTTTCCAACTAAACTCCAATACAACTTTGAAATGGAAAATTATCAAGTCTTTGTACAACAG AACAAAACTCAGTGCAAGAGCATTACTGGAATTAATTCGGAA tattGCTCACCAGACAAAGACTGCAAAATCATTGAGTGTGACACTGTCATGCTAGAAAAAGGATCTTCCACTGAGTTTATATTGTCAGGTGACATCCAATTTCGGGATCTTGAAGAGCGTGCACGC AATAAAGCCTTTCTGAAAAGATACACTGGAGACAGTGGAGAGGTTAAGTTCAAAAGCATCATACATGTTCATTACGACAAACAACGCTATATGCTGGGTTCTTCTCATGAACAAGAG ACTAAAGGGCCGGCACTTGAAAAGTGGGATGCCATGTGGAAAGAAAACAGCCCCACAAAGAAATGG ACCAAAGTTCACGTTGAGTTCATCATTTCACCTGATAAACTGTTCATAATTTTAACCGGAACCGGACTTGGACTTTCGCTTCTGATTCTCATTACCATCATCATGTGCAAG CTGGGATGCTTTAAGAGAAAAACAGTCCAGTATTATCAAGAGCAGGAAGAAGAAGCTGCTCTTCAGATGGGAACCGCCACTCCCAGCAACTGCATGGCCAGCCAGTCCGACAACAAACTGCCCGCCGAGGAAAAAACACTTCTCGAAGGCAACCAAGCGGCTGACAACGAGACAACACTGGAATAA
- the LOC144055657 gene encoding sodium channel and clathrin linker 1-like isoform X4: MSNSRWREVQENERLHVKEPVGNEPQSLLKTSEVGCSTMEVEELIKEYESLVQLFKQEHSHAMEMWQKAAQEVEQFQELYHKSFTDEQQNQLVQFIQQTCELKGNDQEVQMTSIHVQITDNEQNDELEELHSQLKKTNCDLRTATHKMDEMNEQLECLERQIKRKEADVAEAQWHEEWILRQQEENLKSFSDNALEEQTVLDTTIGSIQAHCTLLEQDVLEVPDKVHGCVQMLDALVVHKHQKHDGVKALAREWYKTVDLENKDKAIQQFILEAAVRTRSEVENVREQCNAKLHQIVEELSHLQMVAMYRAEEDLERMNALQERCLNAERIRDDMSVTLQSAQSKVQKFEMDSNEELSHSQEEIDHLQSSLAAARKDRDLISAERLLLQQENLQLRREMDDLRRRTLLIQNKNTNEILQMTQECKLKEQTLNAQMTVLEERSQNLNAERMHLLTAQQKTIQRSKDDARNMTKAFEARIQHLTTEMNQQKQRLHELELELGNNQDTMNEYEIQLAQYQEKYACLQRRLTHAEQRAATATQQGRWGHWSLSQLASGSRRGTP; this comes from the exons ATGTCAAACTCAAGATGGAGAGAAGTCCAGGAGAATGAAAG GCTCCATGTGAAAGAGCCTGTGGGCAATGAGCCTCAGTCACTCCTGAAGACCTCCGAAGTGGGGTGCAGCACAATGGAGGTGGAAGAACTCATTAAAGAGTATGAATCGCTAGTACAGCTATTTAAACAG GAGCACTCGCATGCCATGGAAATGTGGCAGAAGGCAGCACAAGAAGTGGAACAATTCCAGGAGCTCTACCACAAGTCTTTTACTGATGAACAGCAG aATCAACTTGTTCAGTTTATACAACAGACATGCGAACTTAAAGGGAACGATCAAGAAGTACAGATG ACCAGCATACATGTTCAAATAACAGACAACGAGCAGAATGACGAGTTAGAAGAGCTACACAGCCAACTCAA AAAGACTAATTGTGATCTGAGAACTGCCACACATAAGATGGATGAAATGAACGAACAACTGGAATGTCTTGAGCGTCAGATAAAAAGAAAG GAGGCGGATGTAGCAGAGGCGCAGTGGCATGAGGAATGGATTCTCAGACAGCAAGAAGAAAA TCTAAAATCTTTTTCAGATAATGCTTTGGAGGAACAAACTGTTTTGGACACAACGATTGGCTCCATCCAGGCCCATTGTACTCTCCTTGAGCAGGACGTGTTGGAGGTTCCGGACAAAGTCCACGGGTGTGTGCAGATGCTTGATGCTTTGGTAGTCCACAAGCATCAGAAGCATGATGGGGTTAAG GCCCTGGCAAGAGAGTGGTACAAGACAGTGGATCTGGAGAACAAAGATAAGGCCATCCAACAGTTCATCCTGGAAGCTGCTGTCCGCACTAGGAGCGAA GTAGAAAATGTGCGAGAGCAGTGCAACGCTAAACTCCATCAAATAGTGGAGGAGCTGTCCCATTTGCAAATG gTAGCAATGTACCGGGCAGAGGAAGACCTTGAAAGGATGAATGCCCTTCAGGAAAGGTGCCTCAATGCAGAGAGGATAAGGGACGACATGAGCGTCACTCTGCAAAGTGCTCAAAGCAAAGTTCAAAAGTTTGAAATGGA CAGCAATGAAGAGTTGTCGCACAGCCAGGAGGAAATCGATCATCTGCAGAGCAGTTTGGCTGCGGCCCGGAAGGACCGTGACCTTATCAGTGCCGAGCGACTCCTGCTACAACAGGAGAACTTGCAGCTCCGCAGGGAGATGGATGATCTGCGCAGAAGGACCTTGCTAATCCAAAATAAGAACACAAATGAG ATATTGCAGATGACGCAAGAGTGCAAGTTGAAGGAGCAGACATTAAACGCACAAATGACGGTGCTGGAGGAGAGGAGCCAGAACTTAAACGCTGAGCGGATGCACCTCCTCACAGCGCAGCAGAAAACTATTCAACGCTCGAAGGATGATGCAAGAAACATGACAAAGGCCTTTGAAGCCAGGATTCAACATCTCAC GACAGAGATGAATCAACAAAAACAGCGACTACATGAGCTAGAATTAGAGCTCGGAAATAACCAAGACACCATGAATGAG tatGAGATTCAGCTAGCACAGTATCAAGAGAAATACGCTTGCCTCCAAAGGCGATTGACCCATGCGGAACAAAGGGCTGCCACTGCTACACAACAG GGTCGctgggggcactggagcctatcccagctggcttcgggcagtaggcggggtacaccctga
- the LOC144055657 gene encoding sodium channel and clathrin linker 1-like isoform X1, giving the protein MSNSRWREVQENERLHVKEPVGNEPQSLLKTSEVGCSTMEVEELIKEYESLVQLFKQEHSHAMEMWQKAAQEVEQFQELYHKSFTDEQQNQLVQFIQQTCELKGNDQEVQMTSIHVQITDNEQNDELEELHSQLKKTNCDLRTATHKMDEMNEQLECLERQIKRKEADVAEAQWHEEWILRQQEENLKSFSDNALEEQTVLDTTIGSIQAHCTLLEQDVLEVPDKVHGCVQMLDALVVHKHQKHDGVKALAREWYKTVDLENKDKAIQQFILEAAVRTRSEVENVREQCNAKLHQIVEELSHLQMECSIKESQIERCKYEKKALERKLEKVAMYRAEEDLERMNALQERCLNAERIRDDMSVTLQSAQSKVQKFEMDSNEELSHSQEEIDHLQSSLAAARKDRDLISAERLLLQQENLQLRREMDDLRRRTLLIQNKNTNEILQMTQECKLKEQTLNAQMTVLEERSQNLNAERMHLLTAQQKTIQRSKDDARNMTKAFEARIQHLTTEMNQQKQRLHELELELGNNQDTMNEYEIQLAQYQEKYACLQRRLTHAEQRAATATQQGRWGHWSLSQLASGSRRGTP; this is encoded by the exons ATGTCAAACTCAAGATGGAGAGAAGTCCAGGAGAATGAAAG GCTCCATGTGAAAGAGCCTGTGGGCAATGAGCCTCAGTCACTCCTGAAGACCTCCGAAGTGGGGTGCAGCACAATGGAGGTGGAAGAACTCATTAAAGAGTATGAATCGCTAGTACAGCTATTTAAACAG GAGCACTCGCATGCCATGGAAATGTGGCAGAAGGCAGCACAAGAAGTGGAACAATTCCAGGAGCTCTACCACAAGTCTTTTACTGATGAACAGCAG aATCAACTTGTTCAGTTTATACAACAGACATGCGAACTTAAAGGGAACGATCAAGAAGTACAGATG ACCAGCATACATGTTCAAATAACAGACAACGAGCAGAATGACGAGTTAGAAGAGCTACACAGCCAACTCAA AAAGACTAATTGTGATCTGAGAACTGCCACACATAAGATGGATGAAATGAACGAACAACTGGAATGTCTTGAGCGTCAGATAAAAAGAAAG GAGGCGGATGTAGCAGAGGCGCAGTGGCATGAGGAATGGATTCTCAGACAGCAAGAAGAAAA TCTAAAATCTTTTTCAGATAATGCTTTGGAGGAACAAACTGTTTTGGACACAACGATTGGCTCCATCCAGGCCCATTGTACTCTCCTTGAGCAGGACGTGTTGGAGGTTCCGGACAAAGTCCACGGGTGTGTGCAGATGCTTGATGCTTTGGTAGTCCACAAGCATCAGAAGCATGATGGGGTTAAG GCCCTGGCAAGAGAGTGGTACAAGACAGTGGATCTGGAGAACAAAGATAAGGCCATCCAACAGTTCATCCTGGAAGCTGCTGTCCGCACTAGGAGCGAA GTAGAAAATGTGCGAGAGCAGTGCAACGCTAAACTCCATCAAATAGTGGAGGAGCTGTCCCATTTGCAAATG GAGTGCTCAATCAAAGAGTCTCAGATTGAGAGGTGCAAGTATGAGAAAAAAGCTCTTGAGAGGAAACTGGAGAAG gTAGCAATGTACCGGGCAGAGGAAGACCTTGAAAGGATGAATGCCCTTCAGGAAAGGTGCCTCAATGCAGAGAGGATAAGGGACGACATGAGCGTCACTCTGCAAAGTGCTCAAAGCAAAGTTCAAAAGTTTGAAATGGA CAGCAATGAAGAGTTGTCGCACAGCCAGGAGGAAATCGATCATCTGCAGAGCAGTTTGGCTGCGGCCCGGAAGGACCGTGACCTTATCAGTGCCGAGCGACTCCTGCTACAACAGGAGAACTTGCAGCTCCGCAGGGAGATGGATGATCTGCGCAGAAGGACCTTGCTAATCCAAAATAAGAACACAAATGAG ATATTGCAGATGACGCAAGAGTGCAAGTTGAAGGAGCAGACATTAAACGCACAAATGACGGTGCTGGAGGAGAGGAGCCAGAACTTAAACGCTGAGCGGATGCACCTCCTCACAGCGCAGCAGAAAACTATTCAACGCTCGAAGGATGATGCAAGAAACATGACAAAGGCCTTTGAAGCCAGGATTCAACATCTCAC GACAGAGATGAATCAACAAAAACAGCGACTACATGAGCTAGAATTAGAGCTCGGAAATAACCAAGACACCATGAATGAG tatGAGATTCAGCTAGCACAGTATCAAGAGAAATACGCTTGCCTCCAAAGGCGATTGACCCATGCGGAACAAAGGGCTGCCACTGCTACACAACAG GGTCGctgggggcactggagcctatcccagctggcttcgggcagtaggcggggtacaccctga
- the LOC144055657 gene encoding sodium channel and clathrin linker 1-like isoform X2 — protein sequence MSNSRWREVQENERLHVKEPVGNEPQSLLKTSEVGCSTMEVEELIKEYESLVQLFKQEHSHAMEMWQKAAQEVEQFQELYHKSFTDEQQNQLVQFIQQTCELKGNDQEVQMTSIHVQITDNEQNDELEELHSQLKKTNCDLRTATHKMDEMNEQLECLERQIKRKEADVAEAQWHEEWILRQQEENLKSFSDNALEEQTVLDTTIGSIQAHCTLLEQDVLEVPDKVHGCVQMLDALVVHKHQKHDGVKALAREWYKTVDLENKDKAIQQFILEAAVRTRSEVENVREQCNAKLHQIVEELSHLQMECSIKESQIERCKYEKKALERKLEKVAMYRAEEDLERMNALQERCLNAERIRDDMSVTLQSAQSKVQKFEMDNEELSHSQEEIDHLQSSLAAARKDRDLISAERLLLQQENLQLRREMDDLRRRTLLIQNKNTNEILQMTQECKLKEQTLNAQMTVLEERSQNLNAERMHLLTAQQKTIQRSKDDARNMTKAFEARIQHLTTEMNQQKQRLHELELELGNNQDTMNEYEIQLAQYQEKYACLQRRLTHAEQRAATATQQGRWGHWSLSQLASGSRRGTP from the exons ATGTCAAACTCAAGATGGAGAGAAGTCCAGGAGAATGAAAG GCTCCATGTGAAAGAGCCTGTGGGCAATGAGCCTCAGTCACTCCTGAAGACCTCCGAAGTGGGGTGCAGCACAATGGAGGTGGAAGAACTCATTAAAGAGTATGAATCGCTAGTACAGCTATTTAAACAG GAGCACTCGCATGCCATGGAAATGTGGCAGAAGGCAGCACAAGAAGTGGAACAATTCCAGGAGCTCTACCACAAGTCTTTTACTGATGAACAGCAG aATCAACTTGTTCAGTTTATACAACAGACATGCGAACTTAAAGGGAACGATCAAGAAGTACAGATG ACCAGCATACATGTTCAAATAACAGACAACGAGCAGAATGACGAGTTAGAAGAGCTACACAGCCAACTCAA AAAGACTAATTGTGATCTGAGAACTGCCACACATAAGATGGATGAAATGAACGAACAACTGGAATGTCTTGAGCGTCAGATAAAAAGAAAG GAGGCGGATGTAGCAGAGGCGCAGTGGCATGAGGAATGGATTCTCAGACAGCAAGAAGAAAA TCTAAAATCTTTTTCAGATAATGCTTTGGAGGAACAAACTGTTTTGGACACAACGATTGGCTCCATCCAGGCCCATTGTACTCTCCTTGAGCAGGACGTGTTGGAGGTTCCGGACAAAGTCCACGGGTGTGTGCAGATGCTTGATGCTTTGGTAGTCCACAAGCATCAGAAGCATGATGGGGTTAAG GCCCTGGCAAGAGAGTGGTACAAGACAGTGGATCTGGAGAACAAAGATAAGGCCATCCAACAGTTCATCCTGGAAGCTGCTGTCCGCACTAGGAGCGAA GTAGAAAATGTGCGAGAGCAGTGCAACGCTAAACTCCATCAAATAGTGGAGGAGCTGTCCCATTTGCAAATG GAGTGCTCAATCAAAGAGTCTCAGATTGAGAGGTGCAAGTATGAGAAAAAAGCTCTTGAGAGGAAACTGGAGAAG gTAGCAATGTACCGGGCAGAGGAAGACCTTGAAAGGATGAATGCCCTTCAGGAAAGGTGCCTCAATGCAGAGAGGATAAGGGACGACATGAGCGTCACTCTGCAAAGTGCTCAAAGCAAAGTTCAAAAGTTTGAAATGGA CAATGAAGAGTTGTCGCACAGCCAGGAGGAAATCGATCATCTGCAGAGCAGTTTGGCTGCGGCCCGGAAGGACCGTGACCTTATCAGTGCCGAGCGACTCCTGCTACAACAGGAGAACTTGCAGCTCCGCAGGGAGATGGATGATCTGCGCAGAAGGACCTTGCTAATCCAAAATAAGAACACAAATGAG ATATTGCAGATGACGCAAGAGTGCAAGTTGAAGGAGCAGACATTAAACGCACAAATGACGGTGCTGGAGGAGAGGAGCCAGAACTTAAACGCTGAGCGGATGCACCTCCTCACAGCGCAGCAGAAAACTATTCAACGCTCGAAGGATGATGCAAGAAACATGACAAAGGCCTTTGAAGCCAGGATTCAACATCTCAC GACAGAGATGAATCAACAAAAACAGCGACTACATGAGCTAGAATTAGAGCTCGGAAATAACCAAGACACCATGAATGAG tatGAGATTCAGCTAGCACAGTATCAAGAGAAATACGCTTGCCTCCAAAGGCGATTGACCCATGCGGAACAAAGGGCTGCCACTGCTACACAACAG GGTCGctgggggcactggagcctatcccagctggcttcgggcagtaggcggggtacaccctga
- the LOC144055657 gene encoding sodium channel and clathrin linker 1-like isoform X3, translating into MSNSRWREVQENERLHVKEPVGNEPQSLLKTSEVGCSTMEVEELIKEYESLVQLFKQEHSHAMEMWQKAAQEVEQFQELYHKSFTDEQQNQLVQFIQQTCELKGNDQEVQMTSIHVQITDNEQNDELEELHSQLKKTNCDLRTATHKMDEMNEQLECLERQIKRKEADVAEAQWHEEWILRQQEENLKSFSDNALEEQTVLDTTIGSIQAHCTLLEQDVLEVPDKVHGCVQMLDALVVHKHQKHDGVKALAREWYKTVDLENKDKAIQQFILEAAVRTRSEVENVREQCNAKLHQIVEELSHLQMECSIKESQIERCKYEKKALERKLEKVAMYRAEEDLERMNALQERCLNAERIRDDMSVTLQSAQSKVQKFEMDSNEELSHSQEEIDHLQSSLAAARKDRDLISAERLLLQQENLQLRREMDDLRRRTLLIQNKNTNEILQMTQECKLKEQTLNAQMTVLEERSQNLNAERMHLLTAQQKTIQRSKDDARNMTKAFEARIQHLTTEMNQQKQRLHELELELGNNQDTMNEYEIQLAQYQEKYACLQRRLTHAEQRAATATQQLSVLTSQRMNNIEAA; encoded by the exons ATGTCAAACTCAAGATGGAGAGAAGTCCAGGAGAATGAAAG GCTCCATGTGAAAGAGCCTGTGGGCAATGAGCCTCAGTCACTCCTGAAGACCTCCGAAGTGGGGTGCAGCACAATGGAGGTGGAAGAACTCATTAAAGAGTATGAATCGCTAGTACAGCTATTTAAACAG GAGCACTCGCATGCCATGGAAATGTGGCAGAAGGCAGCACAAGAAGTGGAACAATTCCAGGAGCTCTACCACAAGTCTTTTACTGATGAACAGCAG aATCAACTTGTTCAGTTTATACAACAGACATGCGAACTTAAAGGGAACGATCAAGAAGTACAGATG ACCAGCATACATGTTCAAATAACAGACAACGAGCAGAATGACGAGTTAGAAGAGCTACACAGCCAACTCAA AAAGACTAATTGTGATCTGAGAACTGCCACACATAAGATGGATGAAATGAACGAACAACTGGAATGTCTTGAGCGTCAGATAAAAAGAAAG GAGGCGGATGTAGCAGAGGCGCAGTGGCATGAGGAATGGATTCTCAGACAGCAAGAAGAAAA TCTAAAATCTTTTTCAGATAATGCTTTGGAGGAACAAACTGTTTTGGACACAACGATTGGCTCCATCCAGGCCCATTGTACTCTCCTTGAGCAGGACGTGTTGGAGGTTCCGGACAAAGTCCACGGGTGTGTGCAGATGCTTGATGCTTTGGTAGTCCACAAGCATCAGAAGCATGATGGGGTTAAG GCCCTGGCAAGAGAGTGGTACAAGACAGTGGATCTGGAGAACAAAGATAAGGCCATCCAACAGTTCATCCTGGAAGCTGCTGTCCGCACTAGGAGCGAA GTAGAAAATGTGCGAGAGCAGTGCAACGCTAAACTCCATCAAATAGTGGAGGAGCTGTCCCATTTGCAAATG GAGTGCTCAATCAAAGAGTCTCAGATTGAGAGGTGCAAGTATGAGAAAAAAGCTCTTGAGAGGAAACTGGAGAAG gTAGCAATGTACCGGGCAGAGGAAGACCTTGAAAGGATGAATGCCCTTCAGGAAAGGTGCCTCAATGCAGAGAGGATAAGGGACGACATGAGCGTCACTCTGCAAAGTGCTCAAAGCAAAGTTCAAAAGTTTGAAATGGA CAGCAATGAAGAGTTGTCGCACAGCCAGGAGGAAATCGATCATCTGCAGAGCAGTTTGGCTGCGGCCCGGAAGGACCGTGACCTTATCAGTGCCGAGCGACTCCTGCTACAACAGGAGAACTTGCAGCTCCGCAGGGAGATGGATGATCTGCGCAGAAGGACCTTGCTAATCCAAAATAAGAACACAAATGAG ATATTGCAGATGACGCAAGAGTGCAAGTTGAAGGAGCAGACATTAAACGCACAAATGACGGTGCTGGAGGAGAGGAGCCAGAACTTAAACGCTGAGCGGATGCACCTCCTCACAGCGCAGCAGAAAACTATTCAACGCTCGAAGGATGATGCAAGAAACATGACAAAGGCCTTTGAAGCCAGGATTCAACATCTCAC GACAGAGATGAATCAACAAAAACAGCGACTACATGAGCTAGAATTAGAGCTCGGAAATAACCAAGACACCATGAATGAG tatGAGATTCAGCTAGCACAGTATCAAGAGAAATACGCTTGCCTCCAAAGGCGATTGACCCATGCGGAACAAAGGGCTGCCACTGCTACACAACAG CTGTCGGTTTTGACATCCCAGCGAATGAACAACATTGAGGCTgcataa